A section of the Branchiostoma lanceolatum isolate klBraLanc5 chromosome 19, klBraLanc5.hap2, whole genome shotgun sequence genome encodes:
- the LOC136425000 gene encoding uncharacterized protein — protein sequence MILVIVLVAALVFVFVIRKKLAGARSPANRQYDVMPTHPDERVTSQRPRSGNAEYDEVPMETVYSPSPTPRPSGEYQNVPHPDQRVASQRPGSGSDEYEVPMETVYSPSQPPQSSGDYQELRPAIYQSLQKH from the exons ATGATTCTGGTCATAGTACTGGTAGCCGCCCTGGTGTTCGTCTTTGTGATTCGGAAGAAGCTAGCTG GCGCCAGGAGTCCTGCTAATAGACAGTACGATGTCATGCCGACACATCCGGATGAAAGGGTGACGTCACAACGACCCCGGAGTGGAAATGCCGAGTACGACGAAGTTCCCATGGAAACCGTCTACTCACCATCCCCAACACCTCGGCCTAGTGGTGAGTATCAAAACGTGCCACATCCGGATCAAAGGGTGGCGTCGCAACGACCCGGAAGCGGAAGTGACGAGTACGAAGTTCCCATGGAAACCGTCTACTCACCATCCCAACCACCCCAGTCTAGTGGTGACTACCAGGAGCTGAGGCCTGCCATCTATCAGAGTCTGCAGAAACACTGA